Proteins encoded within one genomic window of Tamandua tetradactyla isolate mTamTet1 chromosome 11, mTamTet1.pri, whole genome shotgun sequence:
- the TM6SF2 gene encoding transmembrane 6 superfamily member 2: protein MELSPLAPRIAALSLGAIPVSYALNHVSVLSHPLGVVLASILILALLLVAIHSLSHGEISYDPLYAVFSVFAFTSVVDLLLSLQEDGYVAGLMEFYTKEGEPYLRTAHGIFICYWDGTVHYLLYLAMAGAIHKRKRYRNLGLYWLGSFIMSVLVFFPGNILGKYSSEIRPAFVLIIPYMLVLCWASMRVFNQSRAPTCCPPTMVQEEQKKGLLQRPADLALVLYLILAGLFTLFRGLVVLDCPTDACFVYIYQYEPYLRDPVAYPKVQMLVYTFYMLPFFGLAAYALVVPGCSWLPDWALVFAGAIGQAQFSHMGASLHPRTPFTYRVPDDAWACFFGCNLLYALGPHLLAYRCLRQPAFFLHPPPPGTLAPDKKRQ, encoded by the exons ATGGAGCTGTCGCCTCTGGCCCCCAGGATCGCCGCGCTGTCGCTCGGCGCCATCCCGGTGTCCTACGCGCTCAACCACGTCTCGGTGCTCTCGCA CCCCTTGGGGGTGGTGTTGGCGAGCATCCTGATCCTGGCACTACTCCTTGTGGCCATCCACAGCTTGTCGCATGGCGAGATATCCTATGACCCACTCTATGCTG TGTTCTCCGTCTTTGCCTTCACTTCGGTGGTGgacctcctcctctccctccaggagGATGGCTACGTGGCGGGCCTCATGGAGTTCTACACCAAGGAG GGCGAGCCCTACCTGCGCACAGCCCATGGGATCTTCATCTGCTACTGGGACGGCACCGTGCACTACCTCCTCTATCTGGCCATGGCCGGCGCCATCCACAAAAG GAAGAGGTACCGGAACCTCGGACTCTACTGGCTGGGCTCCTTCATCATGAGTGTCCTGGTCTTCTTCCCAGGAAACATCCTTG GCAAATACAGCTCGGAGATCAGGCCTGCTTTTGTTCTCATCATCCCTTATATGCTGGTCCTGTGTTGGGCCAGCATGAGGGTTTTCAACCAGTCCCGGGCTCCAACCTGCTGCCCCCCCACCATG GTGCAGGAGGAACAAAAAAAAGGGCTCCTACAGCGGCCGGCTGACCTGGCCCTGGTCTTATACCTCATTCTCGCTGGGCTCTTCACTCTCTTCCGTGGCCTG GTGGTGCTTGACTGCCCCACGGATGCTTGCTTTGTCTACATCTACCAGTATGAGCCATACCTGCGGGACCCCGTGGCCTACCCAAAGGTGCAG ATGCTGGTGTACACATTTTACATGCTGCCTTTCTTTGGCCTGGCTGCATACGCCCTCGTTGTGCCCGGCTGCTCCTGGCTGCCGGACTGGGCCCTGGTGTTTGCTGGAGCCATCGGCCAG GCGCAGTTCTCGCACATGGGTGCTTCCCTGCACCCCCGCACGCCCTTCACCTACCGCGTGCCTGACGACGCCTGGGCCTGCTTCTTTGGGTGCAACCTGCTGTATGCGCTGGGGCCTCACCTACTGGCCTACCGCTGCCTGCGCCAGCCCGCCTTCTTCCTGCACCCGCCGCCCCCTGGAACCCTGGCCCCCGACAAGAAGCGGCAGTGA
- the HAPLN4 gene encoding hyaluronan and proteoglycan link protein 4 gives ARAPPAASALWAAAWAVLLLAASAGAQRGRKKVVHVLEGESGSVVVQTAPGQVVSHRGGTIVLPCRYHYEATSPGHDGVRLKWTKVVDPLAFADVFVALGPQHRAFGSYRGRAELQGDGPGDASLVLRNVTLQDYGRYECEVTNELEDDAGMVKLDLEGVVFPYHPRGGRYQLTFAEAQRACAEQDGILASAEQLHAAWREGLDWCNAGWLRDGSVQYPVSRPREPCGGLGGAGSPGASGSPHAGVRNYGYRHNAGERYDAFCFTSNLPGRVFFLKPLRPVPFAEAARACAARGAAVAKVGQLFAAWKLQLLDRCAAGWLADGSARYPIVNPRARCGGRRPGVRSLGFPDAARRLFGVYCYRAPGAPDPAPGGWGWGWAGGGGWAGGARDPAAWTPLRV, from the exons GCTCGGGCGCCCCCGGCTGCCAGCGCGCTCTGGGCGGCGGCCTGGGCGGTCCTGCTGCTGGCGGCCTCCGCGGGGGCGCAGCGCGGCCGGAAGAAGGTCGTGCACGTGCTCG AGGGCGAGTCCGGCTCGGTGGTGGTGCAGACGGCGCCGGGGCAGGTAGTCAGCCACCGCGGCGGCACCATCGTCCTGCCCTGCCGCTACCACTACGAGGCCACCAGTCCGGGGCACGACGGCGTGCGGCTCAAGTGGACCAAGGTGGTGGACCCGCTGGCCTTTGCCGATGTCTTCGTGGCCCTGGGCCCCCAGCACCGGGCCTTCGGCAGCTACCGCGGGCGGGCCGAGCTGCAGGGCGACGGGCCCGGGGATGCCTCCCTGGTCCTGCGCAACGTCACACTGCAGGACTATGGGCGCTATGAGTGTGAGGTCACCAACGAGCTGGAGGACGATGCGGGCATGGTCAAGCTGGACCTGGAAG GCGTGGTCTTCCCCTACCATCCCCGAGGGGGCCGCTACCAGCTGACCTTCGCCGAGGCGCAGCGCGCGTGCGCCGAGCAGGACGGCATCCTGGCGTCGGCCGAGCAGCTGCACGCTGCCTGGCGCGAGGGCCTGGACTGGTGCAACGCGGGCTGGCTCCGCGACGGCTCCGTGCAGTACCCGGTGAGCCGGCCCCGGGAGCCGTGTGGCGGCCTGGGCGGGGCTGGGAGCCCCGGGGCCAGCGGCAGCCCCCACGCAGGCGTGCGCAACTACGGCTACCGCCACAACGCGGGGGAACGCTACGACGCCTTCTGCTTCACTTCCAACTTGCCCG GGCGCGTGTTCTTCCTGAAGCCGCTGCGGCCCGTGCCCTTCGCGGAGGCGGCGCGCGCGTGTGCGGCGCGCGGCGCGGCGGTGGCCAAGGTGGGGCAGCTGTTCGCCGCGTGGAAGCTGCAGCTGCTGGACCGCTGCGCAGCGGGCTGGCTGGCCGATGGGAGCGCGCGCTACCCCATTGTGAACCCGCGCGCGCGCTGCGGGGGCCGCCGGCCGGGGGTGCGCAGTCTGGGCTTCCCCGACGCCGCTCGCCGCCTCTTCGGCGTCTACTGCTATCGTGCGCCGGGAGCCCCCGACCCCGCGCccggaggctggggctggggctgggcggGCGGCGGGGGCTGGGCCGGGGGCGCGCGCGACCCCGCCGCCTGGACCCCACTGCGCGTCTAG